The Candidatus Deferrimicrobium sp. DNA window GCGCTCCTCCTCCTGCTGCTCTCAACCGGTTGCTCCGAGAAGTTGTCCCGACAGACGGGGCTCACCGACGCCGATCTGCTCGCACGCGGGGAAAAACAGGCGGAGCAGAAAAAATACAAGGCCGCCTCGGAGTCCTTCCAGGTCCTCCTCGAGCGGTACCCCACCTCCCCGCTGGCGGCGCGGGCGCAGTTCGGTCTCGCTTCAAGCCGGATGGCGAACAAGAATGAGATCGAGGCGGAGGTGGCGTTTGATGACTTCCTGCGTCTCTACCCCGCGGACCCGAAGATCCCCGACGCCCTGTTCATGAAGGGGACCCTCCAATCGCGGCAAGTCCTGCCCCCCGGGCGGGACCAGGGGAAGACGACGGAGGCGATCAAGACATACACGCTGTTCCTCGAGCGGGAGCCGGGCTCCCCCCGCGCGCAGGTGGTTTCGGGGAAGATCCGTGAGCTTCGCAACCGGCTGGCCCTGCACGAGGCGGCCGTTGTGAACCACTACCTCTCCAGGAAACTGTTCGACAGCGCCGAGGCGCGGGCCCGGAGGGCGGTCGCGACGTACCCCGACGTGCCGGCCACCCCGACGCTCCTCTCCCTGCTTGCGAAGGCTCTCGAAAAGCAGGGGAAGAGGGAAGAGGCGGGGAACATCCGGAAGACGCTGGTGGAGAAATATCCCGAACACGGGGGGAAGAAACGGTGAGCAGGGAACTGGCCGGGCTGATCCGGATGGGAAAGAACGCTTTCAGCGAGGCGGACTGCCTGCGAGCCGAGCGGCACCTGCTCGAGGCTCTCGCGGACGGCGCAAAATACCCTGACATCCATTACACGCTGGGCCTGATCGACCACCAGCGAGGGAATTACCGGCGGGCGATCGAGCGATTCGGACAGGCGATCTCCCTCAATCCCGACTACACCGAAGCGCTGCTTTCCCTCTCCATCACGCTGAACGACATGGGCCGGTACGAGGAGGCTCGGGACGCCTACGACCGCGCCGCGGGAATCCTCACCCGGAAGGGCGGGGCGCCGGGGGAAAACATGTTCCGCGGGCGGATCGCGAACCTGCACAAGGAGCTCGGGGAGC harbors:
- a CDS encoding tetratricopeptide repeat protein is translated as MSRELAGLIRMGKNAFSEADCLRAERHLLEALADGAKYPDIHYTLGLIDHQRGNYRRAIERFGQAISLNPDYTEALLSLSITLNDMGRYEEARDAYDRAAGILTRKGGAPGENMFRGRIANLHKELGELYLALGQHNDAISEFRHALSVAPGYPDLRVRLVTALREAGRTDEARDEVDAFLAETPGNAGALIQKGILHYLAGEKTRALRAWEEALYKDPLNKIVQVYLNTLDRENPPA
- a CDS encoding outer membrane protein assembly factor BamD — protein: MPKARRALAPLVALLLLLLSTGCSEKLSRQTGLTDADLLARGEKQAEQKKYKAASESFQVLLERYPTSPLAARAQFGLASSRMANKNEIEAEVAFDDFLRLYPADPKIPDALFMKGTLQSRQVLPPGRDQGKTTEAIKTYTLFLEREPGSPRAQVVSGKIRELRNRLALHEAAVVNHYLSRKLFDSAEARARRAVATYPDVPATPTLLSLLAKALEKQGKREEAGNIRKTLVEKYPEHGGKKR